In Coregonus clupeaformis isolate EN_2021a chromosome 7, ASM2061545v1, whole genome shotgun sequence, one genomic interval encodes:
- the LOC121569220 gene encoding translocon-associated protein subunit alpha isoform X3, which yields MITFLPKLILLVLLAFPATIVMKGPLVAAQDATEDEEAADEDDVDVNTEDDEAEVEDDENTELIEEKEEEEAIGGEVNASPNADTTILFVKGDGRDFPANDIVKFLMGFTNKGSDNFVVESLDASFRYPQDFQFYIQNFTALQLGIVVPAGRQATFEYSFIPAEPMGGRPFGLVINLNYKDSNGNMFQDAVFNQTVTITEREDGLDGETIFMYVFLSGLGLLVVVGLHQLLESRKRRRPAAKVEMGTSSHNDVDMSWIPQETLNQINKASPKRSPRKRTQKRSAGSDE from the exons ATGATAACATTTCTACCTAAACTAATTTTGCTGGTATTACTAGCTTTCCCGGCAACGATTGTCATGAAAG GGCCATTGGTGGCAGCCCAGGATGCTACTGAGGATGAGGAGGCAGCTGATGAAGATGATGTTGATGTGAACACAGAGGATGACGAGGCCGAAGTTGAAGATGATGAAAACACGGAATTG atagaagaaaaagaagaggaagaagccATAGGAGGAGAAGTGAATGCCTCCCCCAATGCTGACACCACCATCCTCTTTGTCAAGGGAGACGGTAGGG ACTTCCCAGCCAATGACATTGTGAAGTTCCTGATGGGCTTCACCAACAAAGGCAGTGACAACTTTGTGGTGGAGTCCCTGGATGCATCCTTCCGCTACCCACAGGACTTCCAGTTCTACATCCAGAACTTCACAGCCCTGCAGCTGGGCATAGTGGTGCCAGCCGGGCGCCAGGCCACCTTCGAGTACTCCTTCATCCCCGCAGAGCCCATGGGCGGGCGCCCCTTCGGCCTGGTCATCAACCTCAACTACAAGGACAGCAAC ggtAACATGTTCCAGGATGCTGTGTTCAACCAGACAGTGACCATCACCGAGAGAGAGGACGGACTGGACGGAGAGAC GATCTTCATGTATGTGTTCCTGTCTGGTCTGGGCCTGCTGGTGGTGGTAGGCCTTCATCAGCTGCTGGAGTCCAGAAAG AGGAGGAGGCCAGCTGCGAAGGTGGAGATGGGAACGTCCAGCCACAACGACGTGGACATGAGCTGGATTCCCCAAGAGACCCTCAACCAGATCA ACAAGGCCTCCCCCAAACGATCTCCCCGCAAGCGGACACAGAAGCGCTCGGCTGGTTCGGACGAGTGA
- the LOC121569220 gene encoding translocon-associated protein subunit alpha isoform X1 — protein sequence MITFLPKLILLVLLAFPATIVMKGPLVAAQDATEDEEAADEDDVDVNTEDDEAEVEDDENTELIEEKEEEEAIGGEVNASPNADTTILFVKGDGRDFPANDIVKFLMGFTNKGSDNFVVESLDASFRYPQDFQFYIQNFTALQLGIVVPAGRQATFEYSFIPAEPMGGRPFGLVINLNYKDSNGNMFQDAVFNQTVTITEREDGLDGETIFMYVFLSGLGLLVVVGLHQLLESRKRRRPAAKVEMGTSSHNDVDMSWIPQETLNQIMQSRRDKASPKRSPRKRTQKRSAGSDE from the exons ATGATAACATTTCTACCTAAACTAATTTTGCTGGTATTACTAGCTTTCCCGGCAACGATTGTCATGAAAG GGCCATTGGTGGCAGCCCAGGATGCTACTGAGGATGAGGAGGCAGCTGATGAAGATGATGTTGATGTGAACACAGAGGATGACGAGGCCGAAGTTGAAGATGATGAAAACACGGAATTG atagaagaaaaagaagaggaagaagccATAGGAGGAGAAGTGAATGCCTCCCCCAATGCTGACACCACCATCCTCTTTGTCAAGGGAGACGGTAGGG ACTTCCCAGCCAATGACATTGTGAAGTTCCTGATGGGCTTCACCAACAAAGGCAGTGACAACTTTGTGGTGGAGTCCCTGGATGCATCCTTCCGCTACCCACAGGACTTCCAGTTCTACATCCAGAACTTCACAGCCCTGCAGCTGGGCATAGTGGTGCCAGCCGGGCGCCAGGCCACCTTCGAGTACTCCTTCATCCCCGCAGAGCCCATGGGCGGGCGCCCCTTCGGCCTGGTCATCAACCTCAACTACAAGGACAGCAAC ggtAACATGTTCCAGGATGCTGTGTTCAACCAGACAGTGACCATCACCGAGAGAGAGGACGGACTGGACGGAGAGAC GATCTTCATGTATGTGTTCCTGTCTGGTCTGGGCCTGCTGGTGGTGGTAGGCCTTCATCAGCTGCTGGAGTCCAGAAAG AGGAGGAGGCCAGCTGCGAAGGTGGAGATGGGAACGTCCAGCCACAACGACGTGGACATGAGCTGGATTCCCCAAGAGACCCTCAACCAGATCA TGCAGAGTCGGCGAG ACAAGGCCTCCCCCAAACGATCTCCCCGCAAGCGGACACAGAAGCGCTCGGCTGGTTCGGACGAGTGA
- the LOC121569220 gene encoding translocon-associated protein subunit alpha isoform X4: MITFLPKLILLVLLAFPATIVMKGPLVAAQDATEDEEAADEDDVDVNTEDDEAEVEDDENTELIEEKEEEEAIGGEVNASPNADTTILFVKGDDFPANDIVKFLMGFTNKGSDNFVVESLDASFRYPQDFQFYIQNFTALQLGIVVPAGRQATFEYSFIPAEPMGGRPFGLVINLNYKDSNGNMFQDAVFNQTVTITEREDGLDGETIFMYVFLSGLGLLVVVGLHQLLESRKRRRPAAKVEMGTSSHNDVDMSWIPQETLNQINKASPKRSPRKRTQKRSAGSDE, from the exons ATGATAACATTTCTACCTAAACTAATTTTGCTGGTATTACTAGCTTTCCCGGCAACGATTGTCATGAAAG GGCCATTGGTGGCAGCCCAGGATGCTACTGAGGATGAGGAGGCAGCTGATGAAGATGATGTTGATGTGAACACAGAGGATGACGAGGCCGAAGTTGAAGATGATGAAAACACGGAATTG atagaagaaaaagaagaggaagaagccATAGGAGGAGAAGTGAATGCCTCCCCCAATGCTGACACCACCATCCTCTTTGTCAAGGGAGACG ACTTCCCAGCCAATGACATTGTGAAGTTCCTGATGGGCTTCACCAACAAAGGCAGTGACAACTTTGTGGTGGAGTCCCTGGATGCATCCTTCCGCTACCCACAGGACTTCCAGTTCTACATCCAGAACTTCACAGCCCTGCAGCTGGGCATAGTGGTGCCAGCCGGGCGCCAGGCCACCTTCGAGTACTCCTTCATCCCCGCAGAGCCCATGGGCGGGCGCCCCTTCGGCCTGGTCATCAACCTCAACTACAAGGACAGCAAC ggtAACATGTTCCAGGATGCTGTGTTCAACCAGACAGTGACCATCACCGAGAGAGAGGACGGACTGGACGGAGAGAC GATCTTCATGTATGTGTTCCTGTCTGGTCTGGGCCTGCTGGTGGTGGTAGGCCTTCATCAGCTGCTGGAGTCCAGAAAG AGGAGGAGGCCAGCTGCGAAGGTGGAGATGGGAACGTCCAGCCACAACGACGTGGACATGAGCTGGATTCCCCAAGAGACCCTCAACCAGATCA ACAAGGCCTCCCCCAAACGATCTCCCCGCAAGCGGACACAGAAGCGCTCGGCTGGTTCGGACGAGTGA
- the LOC121569220 gene encoding translocon-associated protein subunit alpha isoform X2: protein MITFLPKLILLVLLAFPATIVMKGPLVAAQDATEDEEAADEDDVDVNTEDDEAEVEDDENTELIEEKEEEEAIGGEVNASPNADTTILFVKGDDFPANDIVKFLMGFTNKGSDNFVVESLDASFRYPQDFQFYIQNFTALQLGIVVPAGRQATFEYSFIPAEPMGGRPFGLVINLNYKDSNGNMFQDAVFNQTVTITEREDGLDGETIFMYVFLSGLGLLVVVGLHQLLESRKRRRPAAKVEMGTSSHNDVDMSWIPQETLNQIMQSRRDKASPKRSPRKRTQKRSAGSDE, encoded by the exons ATGATAACATTTCTACCTAAACTAATTTTGCTGGTATTACTAGCTTTCCCGGCAACGATTGTCATGAAAG GGCCATTGGTGGCAGCCCAGGATGCTACTGAGGATGAGGAGGCAGCTGATGAAGATGATGTTGATGTGAACACAGAGGATGACGAGGCCGAAGTTGAAGATGATGAAAACACGGAATTG atagaagaaaaagaagaggaagaagccATAGGAGGAGAAGTGAATGCCTCCCCCAATGCTGACACCACCATCCTCTTTGTCAAGGGAGACG ACTTCCCAGCCAATGACATTGTGAAGTTCCTGATGGGCTTCACCAACAAAGGCAGTGACAACTTTGTGGTGGAGTCCCTGGATGCATCCTTCCGCTACCCACAGGACTTCCAGTTCTACATCCAGAACTTCACAGCCCTGCAGCTGGGCATAGTGGTGCCAGCCGGGCGCCAGGCCACCTTCGAGTACTCCTTCATCCCCGCAGAGCCCATGGGCGGGCGCCCCTTCGGCCTGGTCATCAACCTCAACTACAAGGACAGCAAC ggtAACATGTTCCAGGATGCTGTGTTCAACCAGACAGTGACCATCACCGAGAGAGAGGACGGACTGGACGGAGAGAC GATCTTCATGTATGTGTTCCTGTCTGGTCTGGGCCTGCTGGTGGTGGTAGGCCTTCATCAGCTGCTGGAGTCCAGAAAG AGGAGGAGGCCAGCTGCGAAGGTGGAGATGGGAACGTCCAGCCACAACGACGTGGACATGAGCTGGATTCCCCAAGAGACCCTCAACCAGATCA TGCAGAGTCGGCGAG ACAAGGCCTCCCCCAAACGATCTCCCCGCAAGCGGACACAGAAGCGCTCGGCTGGTTCGGACGAGTGA